The Shinella zoogloeoides genome contains the following window.
TCTACCAGTCTTGCCGCTTCCCCCACATGCCAGAGGTGCAGCGCATGATCATCGGGGAGCGGAGCCCGATGACCGCCAAGATGCGCAGCAAACCCTACCACCGGGCGTCCCGACCGGATTGGGATGGCGTACGGGTCAAGATCATGCGCTGGTGCCTGCGCGTGAAGCTGGCTCAGAATTGGGCCACCTTCGGACGGCTCCTCCTGTCCACCGGGGATCGGCCCATCGTCGAGAAGAAGGTGCGCCGCAAGGATTTCTGGGGTGCCACCGAACAGCCGGACGGCACGCTCGTCGGCATGAACGTGCTCGGGCGGCTGCTTATGGAACTGCGCGAGCAGCTGAAGGGCGATGAGGCGGAGAGCCTGCGGTTCATCGAGCCGCTGGCGATCTCCGAGTTCCTGCTGTTCGGTCAGCCTATCGAGGCGGTCCAGGCCGCGCCCAATGCCGAGATCCCCGGCTGGACCCCTCGGCGGCCATCCCGGGCCGATACCGCCCCACCGCAGCCCAGCGACCCCCAGCCCTCCTTATTTGAGCAGCCAATGATTTCAGACGCCGAACCTGTCTCTGCCCCGTCGCTCCCCACTCTCGCCAGAGACGATGATTCACAGAAGCATCTCTCAGACTATCACCCAGCAGTGCGCGATTGGCTTGGCGATCTGCCAGGTCGGTGGGACGTGCTACGAAGCAAGTATCTGTTTCGCGAGATCGACGACCGGACCGACACCGGGACGGAAACCCTACTGTCTATGCGACAGGCTCATGGTCTGATCCCCCATGCGAAGGTGTCGACCAAGCCAGTCACGCCGGAAGAGCTCAAGGGATACAAGCGCGTCCGCACCGGCCAGATGGTGCTGAACCGCATGCAAGCGTCGAACGGCATGTTCGCGGTTGCGCGCGAGGACGGTCTGGTCAGCCCGGACTATGCCGTCTTCCAGCCACTCCGGCCGATGAATCCTGACTACTTCGTCGACCTCTTCAAGACCACTATCTACCGAGCAAAGTTTCGCCAGGAATCGAAAGGGCTAGGAACCGGCATGTCCGGCTTTCTGCGCCTATACTCGGATCGTTTCGGGGCCATCCATGTCCCGCAACCGCCTGAAGAAGAACAGCGTAAGATCGTGCAGTTCATCCGGGTCTATGACCTGCGCGTCCGTCGCCTGATCCGCAACAAGCGGCGGCTGATCGGGCTGTTAAACGAGCAGAAGCAGGCGATTATAAACCGGGCCATCACGCGTGGCCTGAACCCGAATGTTGCAATAAAGCCAACCGGCATTGCTTGGATGCCGGAAATCCCTGAAGAGTGGGTAGTAACTCCGTTGCGGCACCTCTCCATTTGTCTAGACGGCAAGCGCGTACCGCTCGAAGCGTCTGCCCGCGAAAAGATGCTCGGTGAGATCCCGTATTGGGGTGCGAACCAAATCATCGACCATTTGAACGACTTCTTGTTCGACGAAGATCTGATCCTGCTTGGCGAAGACGGTGCCCCATTCTTTGATCGCAACAAGCCAGTCGCTTTCTTCTCACAAGGAAAAGTCTGGCCGAATAATCACATCCATGTACTACGGCCAAAGCCCGGCAATAGACCTGAGTTTATTGTGCATGCCCTGAATTGCGTCGACTACACGAATTATGTTGGCGGCGCCACGCGTAACAAGCTCACGCAAAGCTACATGAAAGCAATTCCCATCCCAATACCTCCGGAGAACGAGCAAAACGCGATCCTGGAGTATTTGACCCGGGAATGTACTCCGTTGGACGAAACGGCCGAACGGGCTGCTCGCGAGATTGGGCTTATTCAGGAGTACCGAGAGCGCCTGATCGCTGACGTTGTTACCGGCAAGCTGGACGTTCGCCACGTCGAGATCGCAGCGCCCGAGGACGAGCCGATCTTGGATGAGGATGACGCGCTGGAGGAGGAGCTGGAAGGCGACGCCGCCGAGGTGATGGAGGGGGCCGATGCCGACGAGTAGGCCCGCAATCCCAATCGAAATAAAGCGCGATGTGCTCTTCGAGGCTCGTCATCATTGCGCTGTCTGCTGCACGTCGCTGCCGCTCGAGTACGCGCACCTGATTCCATGGAGCAAGTCGCAAGACCATTCGCTCGAAAACCTCATTGCCCTGTGCGCAAACTGTCACGAGCGGGCGGACAACGAAAAATGGGGCGTGAGCTACCTCCAACGATACAAAAAGTCACCGTGCATCATTGCACGCGGTGATCCGCCGCCGATGACGGCAGAGCAGAAAATGCTGGTCGATCTGATCGTGGCGCGCGATCCGGATGAGATGAATCAGAAAGAGCGGCAGCGCCTGGTATCAATGGTAGCTGCTTATGTAGGTGTTCCATTCGGCCAAATAGGGATTTCATCCGTAACCCAAGCCAACAGCTCTCGAGTTCGTTTGGAAATGCCGTCTGACGCGGCGCGACGCTTGGTTGCTGGTTTCGAGGCCAAAGACCCAATGCTCGAGGCGTTCCTGAGCGAAGCGGGCCTAATTCGGGTCGATGCCGGCCCCTCGGTTCAAGGAGGCCGCGAAATGCGCCAGCACACCGACACAAGCGAAAAGGGCCTCGAAACCCTCATCGTCCGCTCGCTGATCGACGAGGCGGGTTACGTCGCTGGCGCCTCGAAGGATTTCGACCGGGACCACGCCATCGACCTGGCCAAGCTGTTCGATTTCCTGAACGCCACACAGCCAGAGGCCGTCGAAGCCCTCGGCATCGGAGAAGACGGTCCGAAGCGGCTGCAATTCCTTCACCGGGTGCAAGGCGAGATCGCCAAGCGCGGTGTCATCGACGTGCTGCGCAACGGCGTGAAGCACGGCCCTGGATCGGTCGAGCTGTTCTTCGGGACGCCGACCCCCGGCAACACGAAGGCCGAGGAGCTGTTCGCCGCCAACGTGTTCAGCGTCACCCGGCAGCTGCACTATTCCAAGGATGCGACCAAGCTGTCGCTCGACGCTGCGCTGTTCATCAACGGCCTGCCCGTCGCCACCTTTGAGTTGAAGAACAGCCTGACCAAGCAGACGGTCGAGGACGCGATCGAGCAGTACAAGCGCGACCGCGATCCCAAGGAGCTGCTGTTCCAGTTCGGCCGCTGCGTCGTCCACTTCGCCGTGGACGACCACGAGGTGCGGATGTGCAGCCACCTGAAGGGCAAGGCGTCCTGGTTCCTGCCTTTCAACAAGGGCTGGAATGACGGCGCGGGCAACCCGCCGAATCCGCATGGTCTGAAGACCGATTACCTTTGGAAGCAAGTCCTTACGAAGCGCAACCTCACCGACATCCTGGAGAACTATGCGCAGGTGGTCGAGGAAACGGACGAGCGAGGAAAGAAGAAGCCGCCGAAGCAGATTTTCCCTCGCTTTCACCAGCTCGACGTGGTGCGCAAGCTGCTGGCTGACGCCGAGGGCTCCGGCGCCGGGCGGCGGTACCTAATCCAGCACTCGGCAGGTTCGGGCAAGAGCAACTCGATTGCTTGGCTCGGCCACCAGCTGATCGGGCTGGAGACCGGCGGCAAGCCGACCTTCGACACCGTCATCGTTGTCACCGACAGGCGCAATCTCGACAAACAGATCCGCGACACCATCAAGCAGTTCGCGCAGGTATCTTCCATCGTCGGCGCGGTCACCGAAGGCTCGCAGCAGCTGCGGACGTTCCTGCAGCAGGGCAAGAAGATCATCATCACCACGGTGCAGAAGTTCCCGTTCATCCTAGACGAAATTGGGGACGGCCATCGCGGGCGAACCTTCGCCATCATCATCGACGAGGCGCATTCCAGCCAGGGCGGCCGGACGTCAGCCAAGATGAACATCGCGCTTGCCGCGAATGGTGCCGAGGAGGAAGACGAAACCGTCGAGGATACCATCAACCGGCTGATGGAAGCGCGGAAGGTTCTGCCGAACGCGAGCTATTTCGCCTTCACCGCGACACCCAAGAACAAGACGCTGGAGATTTTCGGCACGGCGGTCCCCGAGGGTGGGAAAGTCAGGCACGTCCCTTTCCACAATTATTCGATGAAGCAGGCCATCGAAGAGGGATTCATCCTCGACGTTCTCAAGCACTACACGCCGGTCGAGAGCTACTACCGGCTCATGAAGACGGTGGAGGACGATCCGCAGTTCGACGCCAAGCGGGCGCAAAAGAAGCTCCGCCGATATGTCGAATCCCATGACCATGCCATCCGCAAGAAGGCAGAGATCATGGTCGACCATTTCCACGACCAGGTGATGGCCCATCGCAAAATCGGCGGAGCAGCGCGCGCCATGGTGGTGACCAGCGGGATTCACCGGGCCATCCAGTACTTTCACGCCTTCGGGGAGTATCTGAAGGAGCGCAAGAGCCCATACCAAGCCATCGTCGCCTTCTCGGGCGAGCATGAATATGGCGGCCAGAAGGTCACCGAGGCGTCGCTCAACGGCTTTCCCAGCAACAAGATCGAGGAGTTGATACAGAAGGATCCGTACCGGTTCCTCATCGTCGCCGACAAGTTCCAGACCGGCTATGACGAGCCGCTGCTGCACACGATGTACGTGGACAAGACGCTGTCCGGCATCAAGGCCGTGCAGACGCTGTCGCGCCTGAACCGGGCGCATCCGCAGAAGCACGACACCTTCGTGCTGGATTTCATGAACGACGTGGATGGCATCAAGGCGTCGTTCGAGGACTATTACCGCACGACGATCCTGAGCGAAGAGACCGATCCGAACAAGCTGCACGACCTGAAAGCGCGGCTCGATGGCTATCAGGTCTATTCCTGGGAGCGGGTGGAGGACCTCGTGGCGCTGTACCTCGGTGGCGCCGACCGCGACAAGCTCGACCCGATCCTCGATGCGTGCGTCGCGGTCTACAAAGCCGATCTCGATGAGGATGGACAGGTCGACTTCAAGGGCAAGGCGAAGGCATTCACGCGCACCTACGGATTTCTCGCGGCCATCCTGCCCTATACGAACGCGGAATGGGAGAAGCTCTCGATTTTCCTGAACTTCCTGACGCCGAAACTGCCTGCTCCGGAGGAGCAGGATCTGTCGAAGGGCATTCTGGAGGCCATCGACATGGACAGCTACAGGGTCGAGGCGCAGGCGACGATGGCGATTGCGCTTCCCGATGCCGACGCGGAAATCGGCCCTGTGCCGTTGGGCGGAGGCGGTCGCAAGCCTGAGCCGGAATTGGACCTGCTCAGCAACATCCTCAAGACGTTCAACGAGATGTTCGGCAACATCGACTGGAAGGACGCCGACAAGATCGGGAAGGTGATAGCTGAGGAGTTGCCCACGAAGGTCGCGGCCGACAAGGCCTATCAAAACGCGATGCAGAATTCGGACAAGCAGAACGCCCGCATCGAGCACGACAAGGCACTGGAGCGCGCGGTCATCGAACTGCTATCTGACCATACCGAGCTGTTCAAACAGTTCAGCGACAATCCATCTTTCAAGAAATGGCTTTCGGAGACGATTTTCGCGGCGACCTATGCCGACAAGGCGGCGCAGGCCGGTTCGGCTGCTACTCGCAGCTGAACCAGCGCATGGCGGTTTGGATCAGATGGTCATGATCCCCGCTAGTAGCCTCTTGGTAGAACGCATCGATCTCTTGCTGCGAGAGGCCCGCTTCTTTTGCGGCCCGTCGGCACAAGCCGAGGATCATAAACGCATTGCTGTCGTGTCCAGTCAGCTGGACTGTTATGTTTGGATACTTGGGGGGCATTGATCGGCTCCTCCAGCGCAGTAGGTACAAAGCCTAGAGCGCTCATTTATTATTTATTATCAACAGGATAAGGCGATTTTGTTTGCGCTTTTTCCATTGCAGTGTTTATGGGCTTCGGCTGCGACAACTACGCGCCTGATCCCGCATGACGCTGTAATCGGCGATCATCTCGGCGATAGCCGACGCCTCCGGCAGCAGATTGAGCTCGTCGGCCGCGCGCGCCTGGAACTCACGGCTGTACTCGATGACGGGAGGGCAGACGGTTGCGAGGCGCGGTTCAGAAGCGACCGTTGCGCAGCCGGTCAGCAAGCTCGTGGCGGTCGCGAGGACGGCGAGCCGCCGCATCCAGCATCCGGCGTTGAACATCATTGGTTTCCTCCAATGTTTCGAGACGTTCGGCGAGGCGGCCCGTGCGTTCACCGGAGCGCCGGAGTGCGAACAGGAACAGGAGCACTGTGAGCGCGATGGCGCCGTAGCGGAGAGCCGTCCGGGCCCACGGGTTGGTGGCGAACCCAGCGAGGAGCGCACCAATCATCGGCGGCCCCGCTTCCAATCGTCCAGCCGCGCGTAGATCGTGATCGCGATCCCGCCGAGCGCCACGGCGATGAACACCCAGCGGAGCGTGTCGAGGTACGGCACCAGCGGCAGGATGGCGGTCTGGGTCTCGGTCAGGACGCTGTGTGCGACCTCCACGCCGGCAGCGCCCAGCGTGGCGACACCGGCCGCCCCGCCACCCTTCATGGTGCGGCTGTCGCCCAGCACTTCGCGCGCAGGCGGCGTTTCAGCCGCGAAGGCTGTCGCCCGGATTGGGAAGCACTCGCCCCACTGGCGAGCGGGCCCGAGATCGACATGGATGAATCCTGATCGCGGGTAGAATCCGAAGCCGAGGAACCCGACCTCCCGCGCTGCTGCCTCGAACGCCACCGGGTCATGGTTCGCCATGGCGATGTCGAAGGCCGCGCCGTCGAGGTGCTTCGACCGGGTGGCGCCGCCCACGGCGCGGTTGTGCTCGGGGCTGCGATAGGCGGAACGCACGATCAGCGGTTTGCCCAACCGGTCGCGCAGCGCCTGCAGCCTGTCGAGCGCGGGCTCGTTGATGAGCAGCTTGCCGGTGCCCCGGCAGGCGATCTCCGCCGGGCTGAAGTTCGGCCAGCGCCAGGCGCTCTCCGGCACGTTGCGCCAGTGATCGTAGAAGGTCGTGGTCATGGGGTCCTCCGAAAACGAAAAACCCGCCTCGAGGGCGGGTCATTGCGGGCTGATGAATGTGGATGGGGCGCGGCTACGGGCTGCCGCCGAAGATCTTGAGCTTGATCGCGATGCCGGCGAGCAGCGCCAGCATCACGCCGGTGGTGATCATGCGGACGACCGTCTGCATGGCGGTGCGGCGCACGAGGCGGATGCAGTCGACCAGGGAGCGCAGATCGCGGATGTCGAGCGCGGCCTCGTCGCCGTCGAGCCCGACATCGGCCAGCGCGCGCTTCGCGCCTTCCTCGGCGGCGCGCGCCAGGATCGCCTCGAACTCGTGCTCGGGTATGCGGACGAAGCCCTCGGATCGGGGTGGGGTCATTGAGATCCTCCCTCCGCCGCTCAGCCGACCTTGCAGCCCCAGAAGGACGTGTGGTCGGCGGCGAAATAGCCGTCCGCGACCCGGAAATATCCCTGCAGCTCCACGGTATCGCCCGCGGTGAGCGGCACCATGGTCTGCAGCCAGATCGCGGTGGCGAGCGAGACGTGGGTGGCGGAGATTTCGCCGAGGGAGCCGCGGATTTCCGTCGTGCCGTTCAGGACGAGCCGCCCGCGCATGCGGGCCGTGGCGCTGGCGTTGATCTTGTAGAGGAGCGTCGCGCCGAACAGGTAGGTGCCGTCGACGGGTGCCACGAAGTGGTTGTTCGCGGCGTCGAACGCCCCCTGATCGTTGTAGTCGGTGTTGTTCAGGCCGATCTTCGTCCAGGTCCCCACGCCCACGTAGTTGTCGTAGTTGGTCCAGGCCTTGAACCGCGGCAGCCGGGGCTGATCGACGATGCCGGTGGCGTTGTCGACGCTGAGGCCATCGAAGAAGGTGCTGCCGTCGGCCGAGACCGCGAGGCGGAACCGGTCGGAGCCGAACAACCCCACCAGCGCCTTGGTCACGAAGCCGGTCTGCAGCGTCAGGCCGAGATCGTCGCCTGCCGCCTCCTTGTTCATGGTGTAGAACAGGTCGCCGGTGCCGCCCTCGGCCACGGTCTTCGCCGTCCAGAGCGCGGCGTTCAGCTTGGCCGAGAACGGGTTCGAGGTGTCCGCTGTGGTGCCAAGCCCCAGCAGCGCGAGGTTCTGCAACGCAGCCGGTGTCGTCCCAACCCAGCCCGCGCCGTCGTAGACCAGGAGCAGTCCCTGGTCCTCGACCCACGCGCGCCAGCCGGTGCGTGGCGGCAGGCGAAGCCAGGCGCCATCGGTCCAGAGCGCGACGTTCAGGTCCCACCCCGCCCAGTCGCCGGTTGCGCCCGAGGCGACGATGTAGCGGTCGCCATCGGCTGGCGAACCAGGCGGCGCAGTCAGGTCCCGGTCGAGAACGGAGAGCTGGACAAGCCCGTCGAGCAGCCGCAGCGCCTCGTTGTGGGTGACGTGTTTCTGGGCCTGC
Protein-coding sequences here:
- a CDS encoding type I restriction endonuclease, encoding MPTSRPAIPIEIKRDVLFEARHHCAVCCTSLPLEYAHLIPWSKSQDHSLENLIALCANCHERADNEKWGVSYLQRYKKSPCIIARGDPPPMTAEQKMLVDLIVARDPDEMNQKERQRLVSMVAAYVGVPFGQIGISSVTQANSSRVRLEMPSDAARRLVAGFEAKDPMLEAFLSEAGLIRVDAGPSVQGGREMRQHTDTSEKGLETLIVRSLIDEAGYVAGASKDFDRDHAIDLAKLFDFLNATQPEAVEALGIGEDGPKRLQFLHRVQGEIAKRGVIDVLRNGVKHGPGSVELFFGTPTPGNTKAEELFAANVFSVTRQLHYSKDATKLSLDAALFINGLPVATFELKNSLTKQTVEDAIEQYKRDRDPKELLFQFGRCVVHFAVDDHEVRMCSHLKGKASWFLPFNKGWNDGAGNPPNPHGLKTDYLWKQVLTKRNLTDILENYAQVVEETDERGKKKPPKQIFPRFHQLDVVRKLLADAEGSGAGRRYLIQHSAGSGKSNSIAWLGHQLIGLETGGKPTFDTVIVVTDRRNLDKQIRDTIKQFAQVSSIVGAVTEGSQQLRTFLQQGKKIIITTVQKFPFILDEIGDGHRGRTFAIIIDEAHSSQGGRTSAKMNIALAANGAEEEDETVEDTINRLMEARKVLPNASYFAFTATPKNKTLEIFGTAVPEGGKVRHVPFHNYSMKQAIEEGFILDVLKHYTPVESYYRLMKTVEDDPQFDAKRAQKKLRRYVESHDHAIRKKAEIMVDHFHDQVMAHRKIGGAARAMVVTSGIHRAIQYFHAFGEYLKERKSPYQAIVAFSGEHEYGGQKVTEASLNGFPSNKIEELIQKDPYRFLIVADKFQTGYDEPLLHTMYVDKTLSGIKAVQTLSRLNRAHPQKHDTFVLDFMNDVDGIKASFEDYYRTTILSEETDPNKLHDLKARLDGYQVYSWERVEDLVALYLGGADRDKLDPILDACVAVYKADLDEDGQVDFKGKAKAFTRTYGFLAAILPYTNAEWEKLSIFLNFLTPKLPAPEEQDLSKGILEAIDMDSYRVEAQATMAIALPDADAEIGPVPLGGGGRKPEPELDLLSNILKTFNEMFGNIDWKDADKIGKVIAEELPTKVAADKAYQNAMQNSDKQNARIEHDKALERAVIELLSDHTELFKQFSDNPSFKKWLSETIFAATYADKAAQAGSAATRS
- a CDS encoding DUF6127 family protein codes for the protein MTPPRSEGFVRIPEHEFEAILARAAEEGAKRALADVGLDGDEAALDIRDLRSLVDCIRLVRRTAMQTVVRMITTGVMLALLAGIAIKLKIFGGSP
- a CDS encoding YcbK family protein — protein: MTTTFYDHWRNVPESAWRWPNFSPAEIACRGTGKLLINEPALDRLQALRDRLGKPLIVRSAYRSPEHNRAVGGATRSKHLDGAAFDIAMANHDPVAFEAAAREVGFLGFGFYPRSGFIHVDLGPARQWGECFPIRATAFAAETPPAREVLGDSRTMKGGGAAGVATLGAAGVEVAHSVLTETQTAILPLVPYLDTLRWVFIAVALGGIAITIYARLDDWKRGRR
- a CDS encoding DUF2793 domain-containing protein, translated to MSDATTHLLLPYILAAQAQKHVTHNEALRLLDGLVQLSVLDRDLTAPPGSPADGDRYIVASGATGDWAGWDLNVALWTDGAWLRLPPRTGWRAWVEDQGLLLVYDGAGWVGTTPAALQNLALLGLGTTADTSNPFSAKLNAALWTAKTVAEGGTGDLFYTMNKEAAGDDLGLTLQTGFVTKALVGLFGSDRFRLAVSADGSTFFDGLSVDNATGIVDQPRLPRFKAWTNYDNYVGVGTWTKIGLNNTDYNDQGAFDAANNHFVAPVDGTYLFGATLLYKINASATARMRGRLVLNGTTEIRGSLGEISATHVSLATAIWLQTMVPLTAGDTVELQGYFRVADGYFAADHTSFWGCKVG
- a CDS encoding restriction endonuclease subunit S — protein: MSQPSQVRTYVPIESAVFLKTNERYGGLSNMAPGFPLVVNGVRIRTSEALYQSCRFPHMPEVQRMIIGERSPMTAKMRSKPYHRASRPDWDGVRVKIMRWCLRVKLAQNWATFGRLLLSTGDRPIVEKKVRRKDFWGATEQPDGTLVGMNVLGRLLMELREQLKGDEAESLRFIEPLAISEFLLFGQPIEAVQAAPNAEIPGWTPRRPSRADTAPPQPSDPQPSLFEQPMISDAEPVSAPSLPTLARDDDSQKHLSDYHPAVRDWLGDLPGRWDVLRSKYLFREIDDRTDTGTETLLSMRQAHGLIPHAKVSTKPVTPEELKGYKRVRTGQMVLNRMQASNGMFAVAREDGLVSPDYAVFQPLRPMNPDYFVDLFKTTIYRAKFRQESKGLGTGMSGFLRLYSDRFGAIHVPQPPEEEQRKIVQFIRVYDLRVRRLIRNKRRLIGLLNEQKQAIINRAITRGLNPNVAIKPTGIAWMPEIPEEWVVTPLRHLSICLDGKRVPLEASAREKMLGEIPYWGANQIIDHLNDFLFDEDLILLGEDGAPFFDRNKPVAFFSQGKVWPNNHIHVLRPKPGNRPEFIVHALNCVDYTNYVGGATRNKLTQSYMKAIPIPIPPENEQNAILEYLTRECTPLDETAERAAREIGLIQEYRERLIADVVTGKLDVRHVEIAAPEDEPILDEDDALEEELEGDAAEVMEGADADE